The DNA region TTAAGATACCGGTTTATTTTGACTTAAACTTTTCAATTTCCTCTTCTACTTCTTTAGCACCCTCGTTATAAAATTTTTCTTCTTCAGGATCTAGTTCTTTTAATAATCTTAAAAATTCTCCAGCATGAACTCTTTCTTCATTAGCGATATCAGCCAATACTTCTTTTGCTAATTCATTATCTGTAGATTCAGCTAATTGCATATATAATTGTATTGCTTCATATTCTGCAGCAACCATATAGCGAATAGCTCTAACTAATTCTTCATCTGTTAATTTTCTACCACTTTTTAATCCTGAAAATGGATTTGCAAATTCCGGCATATTCCCCCCCCTTAATCATTTTCACCAAAAAGAATGGTGATACTTGCATTATTCGTTAAATTGATATGTTTTGTTGCATCTGGTGTGTTATTTAATAATGATTCTAAATTATTTTTATCAATATTATTATTGGCATCTGTATATACTTTCAAAATATAATTTCCTTCAAGAAGATTTTCTATTTTGAAGTAATCGTTTGTTGGTTCTTGATCATTAGCAATATCATAACCTTTAATTTTATTACTTGAATCTAAAGCAAGTATTACAAATTCTCCACTCCACGGATGTAATTGCCCATCTCCTTGATCATCCTTAAAATACCCTTCAATATAATAATATGTTTTTTCATTGTTTAAACCCATGCAACCATAAAGCAAAAATACTAAGAAAAAAATGCCTATAAAAAAAAATGCTTTTTTCATTCTATCCCTCCTTAAATTTAAAAAAATAAATGAAATATATATTAATATTATATCTCAGATTTCAAGCTAAGTCAACTTTTAAAACTTTTTTCTAAAAAGCAAAATAAAAAAGATGGCAAAAGCCATCTTAGAATATATTAATCTTAAAATATATCAATTATTAATAAATATAAATTTTTTATTTGATGATGATTTTTAATATTTTCAAATATTTTATAATTATCAATATGTTCAAAATCATTGCCATCATGAAATACCAGTTTCCATTCTTCGGGATAAGCATATTTTCCGTTTTCAAATCTTTTTAAATTATCTTTTAATTGATTTAAAATATAATCATCTTCAGGAACTTTTCCTTCAAATCTTTTTATCATATTTTCTGACGCTTCTTTTAAACTTTTATACATAGAAATTAAATCATTTACTGTATCTTCAAATAATTTTTTTTCATTTAAATAGTTAACACATGAAGAAACATTATGATTTCCATATCTTCTTGCATATTTTGAAGCTAAATTGTAAGCTTCTTCTTCATTATTTGCAATTAACATCAATCCATATGTATACATTTTGCACCTCCTAAATACAATATAAAATTTAAATTTTTATAATAAAAGCGGGGAAAATCCCCGCTTTTATTATATCATAACCATTCTCTTTCAAAATATTCAGTATGTAATAAATGATGTGCTTTTTCACTATTTGGTTTTCCTAAAAATTCGTCATAAATTTTCTTTATAGAAGGATTTTCATGTGATTTTCTTATAGGTTTATCCTTATCTATTTTGTTAATAGCTTCAATTCTTCTTTTTATAACATTGAAATCTCCGTGATGATAAGGTTGTCCTCCACCTCCAACACAACCGCCAGGACATGCCATTACTTCAATCAAATGAACCTTGACTTTTCCTTCTCTTATATCTTCCAACAATTTCCTTACATTTCCTAAACCATGTGCAACACCAACTCTAATTATTGTTCCTTTAATATCGATTTCTGCAATTCTTACACCTTCGTAGCCTCTCAATCCAACAAAGTCTACATCTTTTAATTCTTCACCTGTAATAAATTCATAAGCTGTTCTTAAAGCAGCTTCTGCAACACCACCAGTTCTACCAAAGATATCAGCTGCACC from Marinitoga sp. 1197 includes:
- a CDS encoding ferritin family protein, yielding MPEFANPFSGLKSGRKLTDEELVRAIRYMVAAEYEAIQLYMQLAESTDNELAKEVLADIANEERVHAGEFLRLLKELDPEEEKFYNEGAKEVEEEIEKFKSK